One Clostridium estertheticum DNA segment encodes these proteins:
- a CDS encoding energy-coupling factor ABC transporter substrate-binding protein has protein sequence MDNKKNNKMLKKNLLLALIVIILAVAPLFIRKNAEFGGADDKAKKAISQIDTNYKPWFSSIWTPPSGEIASLLFSLQAALGAGFIGYYFGYAKGKKRFHKSEEI, from the coding sequence ATGGATAATAAAAAAAATAATAAAATGCTAAAGAAAAACCTTTTATTAGCACTTATTGTGATAATTCTTGCAGTTGCACCATTATTTATTCGTAAAAATGCAGAATTTGGTGGTGCAGATGATAAGGCGAAGAAGGCAATTAGCCAAATTGATACTAATTATAAGCCCTGGTTTTCGTCCATTTGGACACCACCCAGCGGTGAGATAGCAAGTTTATTATTTTCCTTGCAAGCAGCCCTAGGTGCAGGATTTATTGGTTACTATTTTGGATACGCTAAAGGGAAAAAAAGATTCCATAAAAGTGAAGAAATATGA
- a CDS encoding PhzF family isomerase: MTRKYNLYQIDSFTKEKFAGNPAGVITNADGLTEAEMQKIARELNNSETAFILSSNNDEYDVHIRFFTPTNEVPICGHATIAAHYARAIENRLVTSRVYHKTGAGILPVDIVKENDDYKITMTQGKIEFGTIIDGINIKNITFALNISNKDLLEDYPIQVVSTGHSKVMVGIKNIETLNKMKPNYDALSKLSNDIKCNGYYVFTVNSQDADILVHGRMFAPAIGINEDPVTGNANGPLGAYLVHHKLVNHNNSLFRFKAKQGEAIKRTGIIDVEVKIENKEPVEIKISGNAIIAFKSELSLE, translated from the coding sequence ATGACAAGGAAATATAATTTATACCAAATTGACTCATTCACTAAGGAGAAGTTTGCTGGAAATCCAGCTGGAGTAATAACAAATGCTGATGGATTAACTGAAGCTGAAATGCAGAAAATAGCTAGGGAACTTAATAATTCTGAAACAGCATTTATTCTATCTTCAAATAATGATGAGTATGATGTTCATATACGGTTTTTCACTCCGACAAATGAAGTACCAATTTGTGGACATGCAACTATTGCAGCTCACTATGCCCGCGCAATTGAAAACAGGCTTGTTACTTCTAGGGTTTATCATAAAACTGGTGCTGGAATTTTACCTGTTGATATAGTAAAAGAAAATGATGATTATAAAATTACTATGACACAAGGTAAGATTGAATTTGGAACGATTATTGATGGAATAAATATAAAAAATATTACATTCGCGTTGAATATAAGTAATAAAGATTTACTAGAAGATTATCCAATACAGGTAGTTTCAACAGGTCATTCTAAGGTTATGGTTGGTATAAAAAACATTGAAACTTTAAATAAAATGAAACCAAATTATGATGCCCTTTCTAAATTGAGCAACGATATTAAGTGTAATGGATATTACGTTTTTACAGTTAATTCTCAAGATGCTGATATTTTAGTACATGGCAGAATGTTTGCTCCTGCGATAGGCATTAATGAAGACCCTGTAACTGGTAATGCAAATGGTCCTTTGGGTGCATATCTGGTTCATCACAAATTGGTTAATCATAATAATTCTTTATTTAGATTCAAAGCTAAACAAGGTGAAGCTATAAAACGAACAGGTATTATCGACGTTGAGGTAAAGATAGAAAATAAAGAACCTGTAGAAATTAAAATTTCAGGAAATGCCATAATAGCATTTAAATCTGAATTATCATTAGAATGA
- a CDS encoding response regulator transcription factor, which translates to MKILIVEDDELIANLIDQNLKLEGFETDVSYDGIAAIDICKRKHFDLILLDIMIPGMDGFHVCRELQYLVIPIIMLTAKNDISDKLTGLEAGADDYIVKPFDNRELVARIRSVFRRLDRVNKKSNLVDINMNNSIVTINEETHMVIINSTELELTPTEFDLMLLFIKNPNRVFTRSQLMDDVWGYDFLGDSRTVDIHVQRIRKKLGDFSSCIETVFGVGYRFKELKR; encoded by the coding sequence ATGAAAATACTTATTGTTGAAGATGATGAACTTATTGCTAATCTTATAGATCAAAACCTAAAGCTTGAGGGATTTGAAACTGATGTTAGCTATGATGGGATAGCTGCTATTGATATATGCAAAAGGAAACACTTTGATCTAATTCTTCTTGATATTATGATTCCTGGTATGGATGGATTTCATGTATGTAGGGAATTGCAGTATCTTGTGATTCCGATAATTATGCTCACTGCTAAAAATGATATATCTGATAAATTAACAGGTCTCGAGGCCGGAGCAGACGATTATATTGTCAAACCCTTTGATAATAGGGAATTGGTGGCAAGAATACGCTCAGTATTCAGGCGTCTTGATAGGGTTAATAAAAAATCTAATTTAGTGGATATAAATATGAATAATTCTATTGTTACAATAAATGAAGAAACGCATATGGTTATAATAAATTCAACGGAATTGGAATTAACACCAACGGAATTTGACTTAATGCTCTTATTTATTAAGAATCCTAATAGAGTTTTCACAAGATCACAATTAATGGATGATGTATGGGGCTATGATTTTTTAGGCGATTCCCGAACAGTAGACATACATGTTCAAAGAATAAGAAAAAAATTGGGTGACTTTAGCAGTTGTATCGAAACAGTTTTTGGGGTAGGATACCGCTTTAAGGAGTTGAAAAGATGA
- a CDS encoding GIY-YIG nuclease family protein, translating into MKESLNKLLENTFIPTIDMPTKLPDAAGAYLICAKNTDVLPVRMKELEYSYVNGLPIIYVGIAGIPASRVKSIRKRDYRNHFNGKARRSTLRKSLGVLFGFEKEYESETNNLKYKFIDEHKERLSKWMKDNLILHFVTIDNPMEFEIYLINTYEPPLNLKDNNSEKNRTFREELSKLRTR; encoded by the coding sequence TTGAAAGAGTCATTAAATAAATTATTAGAAAATACTTTTATCCCTACAATAGACATGCCCACTAAATTACCAGATGCAGCAGGAGCTTATCTAATATGTGCAAAAAATACTGATGTTTTACCAGTAAGAATGAAGGAATTAGAATATTCATACGTTAATGGATTACCAATTATTTATGTAGGAATCGCCGGTATACCAGCTTCAAGGGTAAAAAGTATAAGAAAACGGGATTATAGAAATCACTTTAATGGAAAAGCTAGAAGATCTACATTACGGAAAAGCTTGGGAGTATTGTTTGGTTTTGAAAAAGAATATGAGAGTGAAACAAATAACTTAAAATATAAGTTTATTGATGAACACAAGGAAAGATTATCAAAATGGATGAAAGATAACTTGATACTGCATTTTGTTACAATTGATAACCCTATGGAGTTTGAAATATATTTGATTAACACTTATGAACCCCCTTTAAATTTGAAAGATAATAATAGTGAAAAGAATAGAACTTTTAGGGAAGAATTATCTAAGTTAAGAACTAGATAA
- a CDS encoding energy-coupling factor ABC transporter ATP-binding protein, producing the protein MEKKYIIETVNLNFQYQDGTKALNNISLKIEKGKKISFLGVNGSGKSTLFLNFNGILKPSSGKVIYGGNEIKYNRTSLHALRKNIGIVFQDPDNQLFSASVYQEVSFGPMNLKLDEGEVRNRVEVALTNTGMIGFKDKAVHFLSYGQKKRVAIADIIAMKPEVIILDEPTSSLDPVHSKQIVQILDKLNEEGMTVILSTHDVELAYAWSDYIIVMKDGEIVKEGTPYAIFSDDELIVNSYLEKPLILEIYEVLCKNGEVNRKLLNNVPRNKEELFKILNKE; encoded by the coding sequence ATGGAGAAAAAATATATTATAGAAACAGTGAATTTAAATTTTCAGTATCAAGATGGAACTAAGGCTTTGAACAATATTAGTTTGAAAATAGAGAAAGGCAAAAAGATATCCTTTCTCGGTGTAAATGGGTCGGGTAAATCAACATTATTTTTAAATTTTAATGGTATTTTAAAACCATCTTCGGGTAAAGTGATTTATGGTGGAAATGAAATAAAGTATAATCGAACATCATTACATGCCCTAAGAAAAAATATAGGAATTGTATTTCAAGACCCTGATAATCAGCTTTTTTCAGCAAGTGTATATCAAGAAGTTTCTTTTGGACCAATGAACTTAAAGCTTGATGAGGGTGAAGTTAGAAATCGTGTGGAGGTCGCACTTACAAATACAGGTATGATTGGTTTTAAAGATAAAGCAGTTCATTTCCTAAGTTATGGACAAAAGAAAAGGGTGGCAATAGCAGATATAATTGCTATGAAGCCAGAAGTAATAATACTTGATGAACCCACTTCAAGCCTTGACCCTGTGCATTCAAAACAAATAGTGCAGATACTTGATAAACTTAATGAAGAGGGCATGACTGTGATTTTATCAACCCATGATGTTGAGCTAGCCTATGCCTGGTCAGACTACATAATTGTTATGAAGGATGGAGAAATAGTTAAAGAAGGCACACCTTACGCAATCTTTTCAGATGATGAATTAATAGTTAACTCTTATCTTGAAAAGCCATTAATACTTGAAATTTATGAAGTGTTATGTAAAAATGGGGAGGTTAATCGCAAGCTTCTAAATAATGTGCCTAGAAATAAAGAAGAACTTTTTAAAATTTTAAATAAGGAATAA
- a CDS encoding energy-coupling factor ABC transporter permease, with protein sequence MKKKYQVALGVLIMLIYIPKNVFAMHIMEGFLPPLWCISWGAISLPFIIVGMFSIKKKIEINPRIKMLMAMVGAFTFALSALKIPSVTGSCSHPTGIGLGAILFGPTVMCVIGFIVLIFQALILAHGGLTTLGANAFSMAVVGGLVAYFTYKVLKKMKVSQSIAIFTAAALGDIMTYVTTSFQLALAFPDKTGGFIASLMKFMGIFAVTQIPLAISEGILTVIIFNLLTAYSKDELIDLKVLSEEA encoded by the coding sequence ATGAAAAAAAAATATCAAGTTGCCTTGGGAGTTTTAATAATGCTAATATATATTCCTAAAAATGTTTTTGCAATGCATATAATGGAAGGGTTCTTACCACCATTATGGTGTATTTCATGGGGGGCAATTAGTTTACCATTTATTATTGTAGGTATGTTTTCAATAAAGAAAAAAATAGAAATAAATCCGAGAATAAAAATGCTTATGGCAATGGTAGGTGCATTTACCTTTGCACTATCAGCACTTAAAATTCCATCAGTTACTGGAAGTTGCTCACATCCAACTGGAATTGGGCTTGGGGCAATACTTTTTGGGCCAACAGTAATGTGTGTAATAGGATTTATAGTCCTTATATTTCAAGCACTTATACTTGCCCATGGAGGATTAACTACCCTTGGAGCAAATGCGTTTTCAATGGCTGTTGTTGGAGGTTTAGTAGCATATTTTACATATAAAGTATTAAAAAAAATGAAGGTATCCCAATCAATTGCAATCTTTACTGCTGCTGCTCTTGGAGATATAATGACGTATGTTACAACTTCTTTTCAACTTGCTCTAGCTTTTCCAGATAAAACTGGAGGGTTTATAGCATCACTTATGAAATTTATGGGTATATTTGCTGTAACTCAAATTCCCCTTGCTATTAGTGAGGGCATACTCACGGTTATAATATTTAACCTTTTAACTGCCTATAGTAAGGACGAACTAATAGACTTAAAAGTGCTATCTGAGGAGGCATAA
- a CDS encoding bifunctional precorrin-2 dehydrogenase/sirohydrochlorin ferrochelatase: MTKYYPMMINIKNKKCLVVGGGNVAFRKINELIEYGGKVTLVSREINENINLSLENESITYIVDSYKSEYINEAFIVIAATNDSGVNLQIARDCAQKDILVNVVDDLESSKFIVPSKVKRGDLTITVSTNGKCPFYSKLLRKKLELQFDDSYSTIINILGDFRKELLLNIKSSSKRKDIIDSLDMEYYIKRLKEIGEEGVRKEMEAYAQDITR; encoded by the coding sequence ATGACTAAATACTATCCAATGATGATTAATATAAAAAATAAAAAATGTTTAGTTGTTGGAGGTGGAAATGTTGCCTTTAGGAAAATTAATGAGCTAATTGAATATGGTGGGAAGGTAACACTTGTTTCTAGGGAAATTAATGAAAACATAAATTTATCACTTGAAAATGAGAGCATTACATATATTGTAGATAGTTATAAAAGTGAATATATTAACGAAGCTTTTATAGTTATTGCAGCCACTAATGATAGTGGGGTTAATCTTCAAATAGCTAGGGATTGCGCTCAAAAAGATATTCTCGTAAATGTAGTAGATGATCTAGAAAGTAGTAAATTTATAGTTCCTTCAAAAGTTAAAAGGGGGGATTTAACAATAACAGTATCTACTAATGGCAAATGCCCCTTTTATAGCAAATTACTTAGAAAGAAATTAGAACTTCAATTTGATGATAGCTACAGTACAATTATAAATATATTAGGTGATTTTAGAAAAGAGCTCCTTTTGAATATTAAGTCCAGTTCAAAAAGAAAAGATATAATAGATTCCTTAGACATGGAATATTATATTAAAAGGCTTAAGGAAATAGGAGAAGAGGGAGTTAGAAAAGAAATGGAGGCGTATGCTCAGGATATAACGAGGTAA
- a CDS encoding class I SAM-dependent methyltransferase, which produces MGKLFWNRFSKIYDFISKKDQKSYDIIVDKIRNELSTNMNVLELATCTGLLAMRIADICGHY; this is translated from the coding sequence ATGGGGAAATTGTTTTGGAATCGTTTTTCAAAAATATATGACTTTATTTCGAAAAAAGACCAAAAATCATACGACATAATAGTAGATAAAATTAGAAATGAATTAAGTACAAATATGAATGTATTAGAACTTGCTACATGTACAGGCTTACTTGCAATGCGTATTGCTGATATCTGTGGGCATTATTAG
- the cobA gene encoding uroporphyrinogen-III C-methyltransferase, with amino-acid sequence MSKVYLIGAGPGDEELLTLKGKRILEKCSAVLYDRLANDSLLKYLNEKCKIYYCGKEPGCHYKTQEEINDMLVKLAQEGNTVCRIKGGDPYVFGRGGEEALRLEDEKIEFEVIPGITSAIAVLNYAGIPVTHRGISQSFHVFTGQSAEKLDVNWKSVAELTGTLIFLMGLKNINAIANSLIANNKDSECPCAVIMSGTTSNQKKIVGTLSNICSKAAVSGLKSPCIIVVGGVVGLSEKLNWYERKPLFGKNICITRSKEQSIEISEKLLDLGAQVTPINSIEIVDTSIKLTDYIEKISLYNYMVFTSVNAVNLFFKYLKESEFDIRKIGGEFCAIGPATAQALRDRGIIPLIIAKQFVSESLLTELKRYVKPCDKILIPGSKNARAYLGEELKKLHCSVDEVPIYEIEEGTLQNEGTFDNVDIVIFTSPSTVKNMISMVGINRIREKECIAIGPITGAELYKNDIKYSICDEYSSDGIIKNLLQLKGEKND; translated from the coding sequence ATGTCAAAGGTATATTTGATTGGTGCAGGACCTGGAGATGAGGAACTTCTAACCCTTAAGGGCAAAAGGATTCTTGAGAAATGTTCTGCAGTTCTATATGATAGGCTTGCTAATGATAGTCTATTAAAATATTTAAATGAGAAATGTAAAATATATTATTGTGGTAAGGAACCGGGCTGCCATTATAAAACTCAGGAAGAAATAAATGATATGCTTGTAAAATTAGCACAAGAAGGAAACACCGTTTGCAGAATAAAGGGAGGAGACCCCTATGTATTCGGAAGAGGTGGAGAGGAGGCCTTAAGGCTAGAAGATGAGAAAATTGAATTTGAAGTAATTCCTGGAATTACTTCGGCAATAGCTGTCTTAAATTATGCTGGAATTCCAGTAACACATAGGGGAATATCACAGAGTTTTCATGTATTTACTGGACAAAGTGCAGAGAAATTAGACGTTAACTGGAAAAGTGTAGCTGAATTAACTGGAACCTTGATATTTCTAATGGGACTTAAAAATATAAATGCTATAGCAAATTCGCTAATAGCCAATAACAAGGATTCAGAATGCCCATGCGCTGTCATTATGAGTGGGACAACCTCAAATCAAAAAAAGATTGTGGGAACCCTTAGTAATATATGCAGTAAGGCAGCAGTATCAGGATTAAAATCTCCCTGCATAATTGTGGTTGGAGGGGTTGTTGGATTAAGCGAGAAACTTAATTGGTATGAAAGAAAACCTCTATTTGGAAAGAACATTTGTATAACCCGCTCAAAGGAGCAAAGTATAGAAATTAGTGAAAAACTACTTGATTTAGGTGCACAGGTAACCCCTATAAATTCAATTGAAATAGTGGATACTTCAATAAAATTAACAGATTATATTGAAAAAATTAGTTTATATAATTATATGGTTTTTACAAGTGTAAATGCAGTTAACTTATTTTTCAAATATTTAAAGGAAAGTGAATTTGATATTAGGAAGATAGGTGGGGAATTTTGTGCAATAGGTCCTGCAACAGCACAGGCACTAAGAGATAGGGGGATAATTCCTCTAATTATTGCAAAGCAATTTGTTTCAGAATCTCTTCTAACAGAGCTTAAAAGATATGTAAAACCCTGTGATAAAATATTAATTCCAGGGTCTAAGAATGCAAGAGCATATCTGGGGGAGGAACTTAAAAAACTTCATTGCTCTGTGGATGAGGTTCCTATTTATGAAATTGAGGAGGGCACACTTCAAAATGAGGGTACATTTGATAATGTTGATATTGTTATTTTCACAAGTCCCTCAACGGTTAAAAATATGATATCAATGGTTGGAATAAATAGAATAAGGGAAAAAGAATGTATAGCCATTGGTCCCATAACAGGGGCTGAACTCTATAAAAATGATATTAAATATAGTATATGCGATGAATATTCCAGTGATGGAATAATCAAAAATTTGTTGCAATTAAAAGGAGAAAAAAATGATTAA
- a CDS encoding lipid II flippase Amj family protein, with the protein MSTQVIIVLILTVIISIISTLAYSVRIVAVRTGRIAVSFAVFNIFALISRTANSVQAPLLAKTIENTIKIGNPQSLLSTFRWILLSTTFATIIGSALMPTFIKVFGKAVESFSINRSIPKLLLHGFSKSGILQFKNSVTRPKKENLSLLKNFKIMPKKIILLNTLAFSISTVGVLASLYAGCLNPELRTTCSTLSAVITGLSTILMVIFIDPYISILTDDVIKGECTQLQFDRCIIFIVGGLIVGTILAQILLVPAAQIISFIAKII; encoded by the coding sequence ATGTCTACACAAGTAATAATCGTTTTAATTCTTACAGTTATCATTTCTATAATTTCAACGCTAGCTTATTCTGTAAGAATTGTTGCTGTAAGAACAGGAAGAATAGCAGTATCTTTTGCAGTATTCAATATTTTTGCATTAATTTCTAGAACTGCAAATAGTGTTCAAGCGCCATTATTGGCTAAAACAATTGAAAATACTATAAAAATAGGAAATCCCCAAAGTTTATTATCTACATTCAGATGGATATTATTATCGACAACGTTTGCGACGATTATTGGCTCAGCATTAATGCCAACCTTTATAAAAGTTTTTGGGAAGGCTGTGGAATCATTTAGTATTAATCGTTCTATACCTAAATTATTATTACATGGTTTCTCGAAATCAGGAATATTGCAATTTAAAAATAGTGTCACAAGACCAAAAAAAGAAAACTTGTCACTTTTGAAAAATTTCAAAATTATGCCAAAGAAAATTATTTTACTTAACACTTTAGCATTTTCAATATCAACTGTTGGTGTTTTGGCATCACTGTATGCAGGATGTTTAAATCCAGAATTAAGAACAACATGTAGTACATTGTCAGCTGTAATAACTGGGCTGTCAACAATACTTATGGTTATATTCATTGACCCATATATATCAATTCTAACAGATGATGTAATCAAAGGAGAATGTACTCAATTGCAGTTTGATAGATGTATAATTTTTATTGTTGGAGGGCTAATAGTAGGTACGATTTTAGCTCAGATTTTATTAGTTCCAGCAGCTCAAATAATATCCTTTATAGCTAAAATAATTTAG
- the cbiQ gene encoding cobalt ECF transporter T component CbiQ, whose product MISIDKLSYISKLRKVNPMEKFIFAILTMLLSIYLNNILISIIVIILMGFITVYKGKIPFSSYLVLMLIPLGFLIVGVITIAINIGDYSSHTLFGFSIFNIRFGCTQESIIESAKVLFRSLAAVSCLYFLSLSTPIVELLSVLKKLKVPKLFVELMSLIYRFIFIFLETVNLIYISQDSRLGYSNLKTGYNSLGKLIGSLFLSSYKRSQDMYNALESRCYEGDINVIENNYKISYVNLVMILFLEVFLIFLAINENTCIGVMGGVIWRKNIL is encoded by the coding sequence ATGATTTCTATTGATAAATTATCTTATATATCCAAGCTCAGAAAAGTTAACCCAATGGAAAAATTTATATTTGCTATTTTAACCATGCTACTAAGTATATACTTAAATAATATTTTAATATCCATAATTGTTATAATTCTTATGGGTTTTATAACTGTTTATAAAGGGAAAATACCCTTCAGCTCATATTTAGTATTAATGTTAATTCCCCTAGGGTTTTTGATTGTGGGAGTTATCACCATTGCAATAAATATAGGAGATTATAGCAGCCATACATTATTTGGTTTTAGTATTTTTAATATTAGGTTTGGGTGTACACAGGAAAGTATTATAGAAAGTGCAAAAGTATTATTTAGATCACTTGCTGCAGTCTCATGCCTATACTTCCTTTCTCTATCTACTCCTATTGTTGAACTTTTATCTGTATTAAAGAAACTAAAAGTTCCAAAATTGTTTGTAGAGTTAATGAGTCTAATTTATAGGTTTATTTTTATATTTCTAGAAACAGTAAATCTAATTTATATATCACAAGATTCAAGACTTGGATATTCAAACCTAAAAACTGGCTATAACTCATTGGGGAAACTCATAGGTTCACTATTTCTAAGTTCCTATAAACGTTCTCAAGATATGTATAATGCACTAGAATCAAGATGCTATGAGGGTGATATTAATGTTATTGAAAATAATTATAAAATTTCATATGTAAATCTAGTCATGATATTATTTCTAGAAGTGTTTTTAATATTTCTAGCTATAAATGAAAATACATGCATAGGAGTCATGGGAGGGGTAATATGGAGAAAAAATATATTATAG
- a CDS encoding GNAT family N-acetyltransferase: MGYGIDEAYRGKSYASKTCRIIKQVAISHGMDKVIITCDPDNWASRRTCEEGLKLKEIANLPPHNVMYLEDERQKCIFGWILRV; this comes from the coding sequence ATTGGTTATGGAATAGATGAAGCCTATAGGGGTAAAAGCTATGCTTCAAAAACATGTAGAATTATTAAACAGGTAGCAATTTCTCATGGAATGGATAAAGTAATAATAACATGTGACCCTGACAATTGGGCATCTCGAAGAACTTGTGAAGAGGGGCTTAAACTCAAAGAGATAGCAAACTTGCCACCACATAATGTGATGTATCTGGAAGATGAGAGACAAAAGTGTATATTTGGGTGGATTTTAAGAGTGTAA
- the hemB gene encoding porphobilinogen synthase codes for MINRRRRLRANTAIRDLVRETILTPKDFIFPIFAVEGENIKEEITSMPGNYHYSVDRLHEIIDEVQEAGIRGVILFGLPDTKDKVGTSAWIDDGIVQRAVRKVKELNKELLVITDICMCQFTSHGHCGIIKDDVIENDASLHYLCKIALSHAKAGADMVAPSDMMDGRVLAIRNILDENNFKNVSIMSYSAKYSSAFYGPFREAAHSAPQSGDRKTYQMDPANIREAMCEIEDDIEEGADIVMVKPAISYLDVIRWARDRFDVPIAAYSVSGEFAMVKAAAEKGLINEKNIAMEMLTSIKRAGAHIIITYYAIDACRWLKEV; via the coding sequence ATGATTAACAGAAGAAGAAGACTAAGAGCAAATACAGCAATAAGAGATTTAGTAAGAGAGACAATATTAACACCTAAGGACTTTATATTTCCAATATTTGCTGTGGAGGGTGAAAATATAAAAGAAGAAATTACATCGATGCCAGGAAATTATCATTATTCAGTGGATAGACTCCATGAAATAATAGATGAGGTGCAAGAGGCCGGAATTAGGGGGGTTATTTTATTTGGACTTCCTGATACCAAGGATAAGGTTGGAACTTCCGCATGGATAGATGATGGAATAGTTCAAAGGGCTGTAAGAAAAGTAAAAGAGCTGAATAAGGAACTCTTAGTAATTACGGATATATGCATGTGCCAGTTTACAAGCCATGGGCATTGTGGAATAATTAAGGATGATGTTATTGAAAATGACGCATCACTTCATTATTTATGCAAAATTGCACTGTCCCACGCAAAAGCTGGAGCAGATATGGTAGCACCCTCTGATATGATGGACGGAAGGGTTTTAGCTATTAGAAATATTCTAGATGAAAATAATTTTAAAAATGTATCAATAATGTCTTATAGTGCAAAGTATTCATCGGCATTTTATGGCCCTTTTAGAGAAGCAGCTCACTCCGCACCACAATCTGGAGATAGAAAAACTTATCAAATGGACCCAGCAAATATAAGAGAAGCAATGTGCGAGATTGAGGATGATATAGAAGAGGGTGCTGATATTGTTATGGTAAAGCCAGCAATTTCATATCTTGATGTAATAAGATGGGCAAGGGATAGATTTGATGTGCCAATAGCAGCTTATAGTGTAAGTGGAGAATTCGCAATGGTTAAGGCTGCAGCTGAAAAGGGACTTATTAATGAGAAAAATATTGCCATGGAGATGTTAACATCAATAAAAAGGGCAGGTGCGCATATAATAATTACTTATTATGCAATAGATGCTTGCAGGTGGCTTAAGGAAGTTTAG
- a CDS encoding class I SAM-dependent methyltransferase, whose translation MLQKKKSIKTITFAVQDATNLTYKSKSFDVVIISNALHIMPEPQKTLVNIARVLKDDGILIAPTFTRNGNFMRE comes from the coding sequence ATGTTGCAAAAAAAGAAAAGCATAAAAACTATTACTTTTGCAGTGCAAGACGCAACAAATCTAACTTATAAAAGTAAGAGTTTTGATGTAGTTATTATATCTAATGCCCTACATATTATGCCTGAGCCTCAAAAAACTCTCGTAAATATAGCAAGAGTCTTGAAAGATGATGGTATTCTAATTGCTCCAACTTTTACAAGAAACGGAAATTTCATGAGAGAATAA
- a CDS encoding GNAT family N-acetyltransferase: MNICIVEKDITEIELIKPLWEQLNSIHLDKSIYFKNKFKNHTFDKRMESIYKKAQKGIMKLDILLDNDTGNYIGYCLSSIEDNLGEIESIYIENQYRKFRLGDKLMKNALTWFESNTITNIEINVVYANDKALPFYERYGFHVGNYILKRN; encoded by the coding sequence ATGAATATCTGCATAGTTGAGAAAGACATAACTGAAATTGAACTTATAAAGCCATTGTGGGAACAGCTTAATTCCATTCACCTTGATAAATCAATTTATTTTAAGAATAAATTTAAGAATCATACCTTTGATAAAAGAATGGAGTCTATTTATAAAAAGGCACAAAAAGGTATTATGAAACTTGATATACTTTTAGACAATGATACGGGGAATTATATAGGTTATTGTTTAAGTTCAATTGAAGATAATTTAGGAGAAATAGAATCAATATATATTGAAAATCAGTATCGTAAGTTTAGATTAGGTGACAAACTTATGAAGAATGCTTTAACTTGGTTTGAATCAAATACAATAACAAATATTGAAATTAATGTAGTTTACGCAAATGACAAAGCATTGCCTTTTTATGAACGCTATGGGTTTCATGTTGGAAATTATATCCTAAAAAGAAACTAA